In one Myxocyprinus asiaticus isolate MX2 ecotype Aquarium Trade chromosome 1, UBuf_Myxa_2, whole genome shotgun sequence genomic region, the following are encoded:
- the LOC127448676 gene encoding RING finger protein 227-like, which produces MTSPGLETDSDVTLFANVSHVAREFEPVWPSENTASSLLRTSLHLQIYKTALHDSTALQHQVRDKNKHTDSMLSETECGICYRTFSVGRRCPRQLSCKHTFCESCLVTLARSAESPEPRIMCPLCRQSTPLSEATIKDNLPVDEDILERLVTAASLEGCTDDEEDTEEPDQEASSPRKEDSPPPRSPGGRLMRSIRRLCKKITGESRRNCMTDEDLRDLAMMSCYIM; this is translated from the exons ATGACATCACCGGGCCTAGAGACGGACAGTGACGTCACATTGTTTGCAAATGTTAGTCATGTTGCTAGAGAGTTTGAACCGGTTTGGCCGAGTGAAAACACCGCCTCCTCCCTCCTACGCACATCTCTCCACCTTCAAATATATAAGACTGCCCTGCACGACTCAACGGCACTTCAACATCAAGTACgcgacaaaaacaaacacaccgACAGCATGCTTTCAGAAACCGAGTGCGGAATCTGCTATCGGACTTTCAGCGTCGGTCGGCGGTGTCCACGACAGCTGAGCTGCAAACACACATTTTGCGAAAGCTGCCTGGTGACGCTCGCGCGGTCCGCGGAGAGCCCCGAACCCCGGATTATGTGTCCGCTGTGCCGTCAGTCCACGCCGCTGTCAGAGGCGACAATCAAAGATAATCTGCCGGTAGACGAGGACATTTTGGAGCGGCTGGTGACCGCGGCCAGCTTGGAGGGGTGTACGGATGACGAAGAAGACACCGAGGAGCCGGACCAGGAAGCGTCCAGCCCGCGTAAAGAGGACAGTCCGCCGCCGAGATCTCCAGGCGGACGCCTGATGAGATCCATAAGGCGCCTCTGCAAAAAAATCACCGGGGAGAGCAGGAGAA ACTGCATGACTGATGAGGATTTAAGGGACCTGGCAATGATGTCCTGCTACATTATGTAA
- the LOC127448692 gene encoding RING finger protein 227-like: protein MLSETECGICYRTFSVGRRCPRQLSCKHTFCESCLVTLARSAESPEPRIMCPLCRQSTPLSEATIKDNLPVDEDILERLVTAASLEGCTDDEEDTEEPDQEASSPRKEDSPPPRSPGGRLMRSIRRLCKKITGESRRNCMTDEDLRDLAMMSCYIM, encoded by the exons ATGCTTTCAGAAACCGAGTGCGGAATCTGCTATCGGACTTTCAGCGTCGGTCGGCGGTGTCCACGACAGCTGAGCTGCAAACACACATTTTGCGAAAGCTGCCTGGTGACGCTCGCGCGGTCCGCGGAGAGCCCCGAACCCCGGATTATGTGTCCGCTGTGCCGTCAGTCCACGCCGCTGTCAGAGGCGACAATCAAAGATAATCTGCCGGTAGACGAGGACATTTTGGAGCGGCTGGTGACCGCGGCCAGCTTGGAGGGGTGTACGGATGACGAAGAAGACACCGAGGAGCCGGACCAGGAAGCGTCCAGCCCGCGTAAAGAGGACAGTCCGCCGCCGAGATCTCCAGGCGGACGCCTGATGAGATCCATAAGGCGCCTCTGCAAAAAAATCACCGGGGAGAGCAGGAGAA ACTGCATGACTGATGAGGATTTAAGGGACCTGGCAATGATGTCCTGCTACATTATGTAA
- the LOC127448669 gene encoding RING finger protein 223-like, whose protein sequence is MKEDESGSPHQRPKVRSPVFVSICWIMLPCIMSETRPTLAQAETPSIAESPEVECPVCYQEYDQDSKLPRMLECLHVFCTECLRKIQLTPLHPPDPNSAPSISCPLCRHSTPLQGGDAHYLPCNSRILAQLPPVAFRLPVSVSARLATVTQRFVLSLGERDTRFIILPTVSLRVEQMGDGTETVNPPGVLHREMEVFRRQRKTLMCFQMLAVIFWIMFVLICVVGVVFGPSLFHN, encoded by the coding sequence ATGAAAGAGGACGAATCTGGAAGTCCCCACCAAAGGCCAAAAGTCAGATCGCCCGTCTTTGTATCCATCTGTTGGATCATGTTACCCTGCATCATGTCAGAGACTCGACCAACCCTTGCACAAGCCGAGACACCCAGTATTGCAGAGTCTCCAGAGGTGGAGTGCCCAGTCTGCTATCAGGAGTACGACCAGGACTCCAAACTCCCGCGCATGCTGGAGTGCCTTCACGTCTTCTGCACGGAGTGTCTCCGCAAAATCCAGCTCACTCCGCTGCACCCTCCCGACCCCAACAGTGCCCCCTCAATCTCCTGTCCCCTGTGCCGCCACTCTACCCCACTACAGGGTGGTGATGCACACTATCTCCCCTGCAACTCACGGATTCTCGCCCAGCTCCCACCCGTAGCCTTCCGTCTGCCTGTGTCAGTGTCTGCCCGACTGGCCACGGTGACCCAACGGTTTGTGCTGTCCCTGGGGGAGAGGGACACCCGCTTTATAATCCTTCCCACAGTTAGTCTGAGGGTGGAGCAGATGGGAGATGGTACGGAAACGGTAAACCCTCCTGGAGTGCTGCATCGAGAGATGGAAGTTTTTAGGAGACAAAGAAAGACCCTGATGTGTTTTCAGATGCTGGCTGTCATCTTCTGGATtatgtttgtgctgatttgtgtggTCGGGGTTGTATTTGGGCCAAGTCTCTTTCATAACTAA